The Erigeron canadensis isolate Cc75 chromosome 1, C_canadensis_v1, whole genome shotgun sequence genome segment AAGAAACCCGCAATGGGTTACATATATGTAGCCATGGAAAGGGCTAAGCTTGCAATTAAAGCTGCTTTAAACCAACAGCAAGACGAGTATGAGATTATCTCGGACATAATAGACAAGCGGTGGAACTCTCAGCTTCACCATCCGTTATATGCAGTGGGTTATTACTTAAACCTGCAGTTCTACTGTTACAACAAGGAAATTGAGGATGACAAAGAAGTGGCAGCCGGTTTACATGAATGCATCAGGCGGCTGGTCCCAGAAAAAGACACACAAGATGCAATAACGATAGAGCTGCTTCAGTGGGTTAACCAAGCAGCTTTCTTTGGATTAGAAGTTGCAAAAAGGCAACACATGAAAGTACAAACAGTTAAGGCTACTTATTTGTAttgtttctttaatttaatgtgACACTAGAATACTAGATTACTAGTCTGTATTATGATTTGTACAGCTGCGTGGTGGAAGCTCTTTGGGAAAGGTACACCAAATTTACAAGACTTTGCAATTAAAGTGTTGAGCTTAACATGCAGTGCATCAGGATGTAAAAGAAATTGGAGTACCTTCGAGCACGTAAGTTTCTGTCGAGTTTAATATGAACAGCTTTACAATACTTTATAATTCTGATGTGACTATCAGTTTTTAGTGACTCGTTATATGTGTTTAATAGTTAGTTGACAATACTTTATAATTCTGATCAGATCCATTCCAAGAAAAGGAACAGACTTGAACACCAGAAGTTGCACGATTTAGTGTATGTCAAGTACAACACTACACTTAAGAATTGTCGTGACAACCCTGATGACTTTGATAAAATATCACTAGATGTCATTGATGATAGCAATGAGTGGCTAACGGGGATAATGGACGAGGATCGTGTTCACAGCGATGAAGATATAACTTGGACCATGGTTGGAGAGGCGAGTGGGCCAGTGGGGCAGGAGAGTCCTCTAGAATAACAAGGTCTTGTAATGTACCATCATCAAGACCTTCATCATTAAGACTTGTATCTTATGTAAGCTTAATTGATGATTCTGAGGAAGAAGAGCTCGACACATTTGACGATGATGGCATAGCATAGTCCGTGGTTCTAATTAAGTTTTGTCAATGGTTTTGAACTTTCTGTGTTTAACAATTTGTCTTGAACTTTTTTGGCTTAAAGCATTATGTGTTATTTAGATGGAATTTGCTAATTTGAATGgcatttggtttggtttttacttTAGTGCGCTTTTTTTTTCGGGCGTGCGCTTTTTTTGTGCCTCTCGCCTTCGCCCCATTGAgggtctttgcgctttgagttcgccgtcgcttttgacaactatgcaGAGTACTGGAAATTACTTACTCCTTTTAACTATAACTAAATCAGCACATAACCTTATACAGTTTTAGCTAAAGAAAACAAGCGTAACCATATCACTTTAACTCCCATATGATTCATGTATATCACAGACAAGATTTGATGGGTATAGAGGTAAGTTTTCGACATGATATCAGTATACAAAAAAGCACAACCACAGAgatatttgaaaagaaaatgaggATCACTGGAAGCGAGCCTTTGGGATCTCGTGTAACCTCATATGAAAGGTCGATTGAATGTACACTTGAAATTCCTTAATGACCCTTGCGAGTGAGCACGACTAGTACATTTTATAGTGACTTGATTACAAGATAGTGTATCACTAAAGAGGTATCCAGTTCAGTAACTATTTAACAAAACATAAGGCGTCTATTTGAAACACTGATCTCCTGGTTGACTCAATTCTAATAATTGACTTTTGATACATAGATATTTCTAATATGAACAATGGTACACACTGtacaataaaaaattatattattagtgTTATATAACTAGCTGCAATTTGCAAACAAGAATTATATTGTTGACCGAGTCATCCTTAAAGGGCGTTAACCAGCTAACATCATTGCCTAAGTAAAGCACATCAGATTGCTTTTTTGTACGGACACGACAGTTTTCAAGGCGTATGGTGTAACTACGAAcaaatgattttgaatttgtAAATATACGAAAACCAGTGTCTTACACACCGGTCTTGTGTTTTGAGGGCCAAAGttggtgtctaagacaccggtttTATGTTACGTGTCACTTTTCCATACAAatccggtgtcttagacaccggtcttcCAATCTTACTTAGACACCGGCTTTTTTTTTTGCGATGCCACATACACGCTGAGACACCGGCTTTAGCCAAGATCGGTGTTGGAGTCACCGGATTTGATCCAAAAAGCTtaagaccggtgtctaagacaccggtttTCGTATGTTTACAAATTCAAAAGCAAATGTTCGTAGTTACACCACAGGACTTGAAAATTGTCGTGTCCGTACAAAAAATTCATGGTCCGAACATGACCAGCTGCCCTATTTCGCTGTATCCTACAATCCTACATCAATCGAGCGAACTTCTAAGATTCAAGATGGCAAGGGAATAAATCAGACCAtatcaaaccctaaaccctaaaccctaaactaaGCTTAAATTAACAGAAAATAAATATCATCCGTATGAAGAGCAAAAACAACGTCTGCCCCTATTTGGATATACTTCCATTTGTAACATGCTTAGTTGCGCACTATTTTGAATACAGCAAGAAGTTGATATGACTTAAATCCTCATATTTTTCATGTTCTATCCTAATTTGTGCATCAAacatgttattataaatataaaaataaaaaataaaaacacaagttCATGAATGTTGTTATGAATAGAAAAGGGGTATACCagtatatataacttaatttaaTAGCTGAAAGCCAACTGTAGTTCCAGAGAAAGCCAACTGCAAGCGTGGGTTATTACGATGTAATTCAAAGAAGCTGAGCAGAATGGAAGAAGATGATCTTGAGAGTCGAAGAAGATGCGCAAACGACGTTTCAGGCTATAAAAATGAGAAAAGGGAGGCTAACTTTGTgtgctttttttattttagggaattaaattaattaaattaatttctaaCAGTGgcagtaaaaaaaaagaaaaaagaacaaaaGCCATAAATATTCACCTGAAATCCTTTCTTTTAAATTGCCAGCCACACTTGCCCTAAATCACAAATTTGTATAAAGCTGACAGGAGCTGTTGAGACTTGAGAGCACGACAAAGAAGTGATTGCGAGGTTTTTGATGACGAGGGTTTTTGTTAAGCCCGTTAAATGAAAATCTGTAGCCGAATTAAGCCCACAATATTTGGACAAACTTAGGGCCcagatatatttttgatatacaGTTTGGTTTCATGACTTTTGAAGTAGTTACGTTTGGCTCTCATCTATATAATCGATGACCGATGACCCCGTACTTGCCATTCGAAGTAATGATACTTTTTGTCCAATTTCAACTTatttaacttttcttttttacttttgatcataaacttttttatttgtgttatttagtaATTGATAAAATTTCTATCAatcaaaatatatttgaaaCTCAATTTGTTCATAAATTTTATATGAAGTAATTTTATATGAAGTAATATATGATACAAAATCTTTTACGGTCAAATTTGAAAGcataaaacttaacaaattaaaactggacatttaatatggaacggatgaagtaataataataacaaataattgaATGCATGTCAATTTTTGTCATGCTTTTTGTGTTCAATAGTAGGGGTGTTCGTGGTTTGGTCTTTACCCGGTTAAACCGTAAACTGaactatttaaaaaacaaaaaaaaaaacaaaccgttttttaattaggttttgggtttggtttgtagccgaaaccgaattatatatttggtttatggtttggttatgggtttatgataatgaatttggttaaaccgaaaaaaccgaataacttatattccttttatgtattatcaaaaatacttaatacatatatatttttttttgtatggatagttattaatgtattttttacttttgttttctatttgtttattatattgatTTATTCTGAAATTAGAATAATTCAATTCACAAACAATGTAAGacttgataaaaaaattttaatatggaTAACAAATAAGAGTTTAGTTGTTTCAATTATGTTACTTACTTATCCATATTGTACTTGAAGTCTAAATTTACTATTTcggtgaaaattgaaattattttGGTTGAAACACAACCTAGACAAACAAAAACTgtgaatttgtgtttttcatatttggttttttcggttttaaaccgaaaccaaaccaaattctaatttggtttttttcattttgaattaggttttggttcggttttggttttgaaaaacaaaaataaaaaaaccgaaccaaatagACCGAATAACCGAAAACCGAATCGATGAACACTCCTATTCAATAATGATTTTAATTGgtgtttatttttgttattatgatTTGTAAGCTTTGAATGACTTAGGTTGCATGTGAATCATGGTTATAATATAAACGTTCAAGTACTCTATTTTATGTGTTAGGATGACAACAATGTGATCTTTCattgtcttttctttttctttctgatAGACGTAGAAGTTATCGTTAATCATACGATAATCAAATTAACGTATATTGACTTAAACCTTGGTTTTTCATGAGAACCTTTCATATGCGCATATGAGGAGTAtaacctttgatttttgaatagtTTTGCAAGCTACGtttaatatgtttgttatatacACCTGCTCGTTGAATGCGACTACTGCGAAGTTGGTGATAATGTCCTTCAAAATTAGTGACCAATTTATTGAAATGTATTCAGTATTCACTTGCACCTGATAGTTGATCTTTCATTCTCGCATAGCTAAATCTGATAGCCAATTGCTGGCTCTGAACAACTAACCCAATTTTGGAATATCTTTTTTCATGTTAAATTTTGTTGAGTTCGAGTACTTTTCGTAGATGATTTAAAGATGATGGATTGAATTGTAtataaatcatttcattttattgaGTTTTGAAATGGTTTCGAACAAAAGGGTTGGAGCTCGCCGAAGGGAAAGGATAGACAAACAAAACAACGCCAAGAGTTCCGTCAATCTTAATAGAATTCAAGATTGACATTAGGCCTTGTCTTAATAGCCTAAAACTATTTATCTATAAGGCTGATTTAGCCTATGAAAAAGACGCGTTGACTAGTCCTGACGTAGTAAATTGTGGACAAATAATGGGTCACAAGGATGATGCATATTTCTATATTTGTGGATTCTTGTTGAGATTTTCCAGAATTTGATCGATTTGGGGTTTAAGGTaaatgataaatcttcctaTTAGGATCATGACATATGTAAATTCAATGGATGAGATGATGAAAGAGAATAAGTGTGTTACACATGTCAAATTTGGTTTTTGACATAGTATCTAGATATTCcaatttgatgtattaaaatcCAACTAGAAACTTTTTAATTGATAGTGTACCGGTAGCTCTTTATAAGCTATAAAAACTTGAAGATATTATAGATTTCTAACAACTTTTAAACATGggaatgaaatatcattagggaCGTGCCATCTAGATATCATGCAGTATGcacaaaagattaaaaaaatataataataaaaaaaggaaagaaatcgaaaaccgacccaaaccgaactgacaaaccgaaccaaactaaaaccgaatccaatgttTTCTGGTTTTCAAAAACAGAAAGCATTGAATCGGGTTTCGGTTTTGAAAGGACTTGACTCTGTTTATGAAAAGAAACtagaaaaaaagttttttttattttaaaaacatagGTATTCCACTGAGCCGCGGTGGGAGGATTCatcccccactgcgccgcagtcaaggcTGGGGTCGAAACAAATTTTTCAGAGATTTTCCACTGAGCCGTAGTGGAAATGCACAAGCTCCACTGAGCCGCAGTGGGAGTCCAGATTTCTCAAAAACCACATTTTGACACTTAAAAACAACTTACAACTCATCTAAACTTCAAAATAGTTTACTAACATCCAAAATGACCTAAAAACGTTGAATAAAACATCAAATGGGTTACCAACCTTTACTTGAACCTATCCATAATTTACCAAACCAAATGGGTCACTTGCCCGAATTACCCAAGTTGTCAAAGCACCAATTTGACACAATATCAGCTACAAAACTTACAAATTCAGGATTACAAGACTCAAAATGATGACATTACAATATTTTCATACAAAAGGACACAAAATGTACGAAGAGCCAAATGAGGAGGGATAACTAGGTGTGTACAAAATACCATTCCTTGATGGGAAGCTACCTTCAAAATCACTAGCAACTTCTACAATCCACAACTTTATTAGTTCCTTATTCCGGAACCACCTatcaaaagggtaaacaactaaaacataagcgaatgcttagtgaataaacttgcatacaaatatatatatatatatatatacgaaggagggcaaaacacaaaagactatcgcatgtagccaatggtaccgtcataccatcacttgaatactcacttttgcgctaacaaacacatacatggatccttatacgctaaacaataatcaaataggTTCTTAGGTCTCATCTCAATACACAAGAGGTTCTTAAGCCTCATCTCAATACAAttatggggttcttaggccccgaaCTCAAAATTAGGCcataacgccaaatcaattaccacacatggaatccaccatcatatggtaatcgacccaacgcacatataagagtatgcaaatttactcacctccttcgcgactaACGATAATCAAGATTGCCACAACAAatgcaaagctttcaacctaacaaatcaacacaatatgcacataagactttattcacaaaCTTGGCTAACTCACTTAGCCATACTAtcaattcactagcattcctattcACCTAAACTCATTCTCGTTAAGTTGGCTCAATTACAAATCTCATTTAACAAAATTCAATCTTTCAAAATCATCAATCTCAACtatctatcattttgctaaaaaaCTCTTTTATCATCACCATATGGCCATTTCATATCATAGTTAACAAATTCTCATTTTTGCCATAATGGTCACTAACAAACTCAAATCAACATATTCATGCAACACTATGTTCATATTTTAAGATGTATTTGGAATCTGggaaaataataacaaaattatctTGCAACCCAAAAATCCCCAAACTGGATTTcgcatgaaccctaattcttaataaaaatcaaaactaggtTATGAGAGCTTTACCTTAAGGAAATGAAAGAATAATAGTAAGGATTCAAGTCACAATTTCTTCCCCTTCTCCTTCCTAAttttcaaccaccaccactacaatTTCTTAGATGAtggagattattattatgattaatcTTTGAAGAATTTCTTGAATTGTTTAAAGAATTAGATATTAGTTAGAATGGAGTGAAGAAGCTTGAAGAACATTTGAGAAAGAATAAGTAGTAGTGGAAGAATGACTAAGGGGAAAAATAGGAGGCTGGCACTCTCCTGAGATGCCACGCCCATATCAGCTTTTGTTGGTAATTTTTACCTGCTacccgctaaagttccaactaaattaacctcatatccaaaaaataaaatactaggaaattaatttaatgtcaaaactacaaaagaggttaatttatttatcttcaaAAAATCTCGGGGTGTTGCAGGTTTTGGGtcaaaaccgatccaaaccgctCCAATCTGACCCCTACtatatatactacattataaagtaaatctacttttgattttcaatattgaacttAAAGTTTCAACATTGATTTTAAGATTCAACAATGTACATattctaatgcatgatgtaccatacatcatagccaaattacatcaataacttccaCTACTCGTTGCCGCCACCACCAACCACCAATCTCTGCAACCGTCACGAATTGCCACTATCACCACCGTCGCTACATCCACGTGCAACCACCATCCATCACCGATGCCATCGTCTTCAGTGGAGGAGCCATGATTTTCAATCTGGGGTCGCCGAACAGTTTTTATGATACTAACATATGTAAAGTTAAAGTacaaaattgaattatatgaGTATGGGGTTATCAATTGCTTAAACTAgaaaaatacatgaaaatagtACTAGAAAAAATAGAATTTTATACAAATTGTGGGGTTGTCATGGCCACCCTTGGCCACCACATAGCTCCACACTAATCGCCGCCATACATCATAGCCACATGAcccacattacatcaataactttcaCTAttcgccgccgccaccaccaaccaccaatctccgccaccaccaccaattgcCACTGTCACCACCGACGCTACAACCGTGTGCCACCACCATCCATCACCACCACTACCGCCGCCGCCATAGTCGTCGCCGTCGTCGCCTCCTCTATCGTCGCttgccaccaccacccatcaccgtcaccaccgtcgccattacatcaccaccaccaccacaaccacctCTATCACCGCCTCAACGCGTGCGTACCTTTCTCTCTTTATGTCTAACACATGAAGGATTTTACCAAGTTGAAGTAACAATCGTTAGTTAAGAAAATCAAACCTGAATTTTATcaatactatctaataaaacaaaccattcatttttatctttaaacttttcgcctttgaaaaaccaaaaatacccttttcatttattcactaatttaaatatctctatctaatatacctataatacccttaatgaaataatttacagtatagatccccctaatacttaaaataactacaatacccatctttaacatcaattacttttatattcacCGCCATCGCCGCCGCCATCACCGTCCTCActgccgtcaccaccaccacatccGCCATCACTATCCCCACCGTCACCGCATTGTGCGGACATAAATTTAGTCTTCTTATAAAAGATTAAAGATTGTGACTGTTATTTCATATTCATAAAAACgaaacatgattttttataaaatcatataaatggTCCGTGTCacgaaaaataaaattaattggaTTGTACATGTTGATCTATCATTTTTTTAAGTTCATATTCGATCACCACACTATAATGTATTTATCATTTGTTTCATATTTgagttttttaaaacttttttttggttGGAATAAAACATGTCACACAAGTAAGTTACTGGCTtgcaaatgttaaaaaaaaaaaaagttactggCTTGCAATATGAGTTTGAGAGAAAAAGACGACACCAACCACCTTCACATGAAGACAGCACCTTCTTCCTTTTGAATGGATCACGCCACCCACACCCCGGTGAGGTTATCCGCCACGCATTCTCCGTTACAACACacctaaattttttattattaattattaaatatattaaaatattaaataaatattaaagtgattattattaattattaaatatattaaaatattaaataaatattaaagtgaTACAATTATGACTTTTAACTGCAAAGTCTAACTCTAACTCCAAACAGTACAAATCTTGATAAAATATCAAACAAGTACCATCCAAACACAAATCACATAAATACAGAAGACACTTTACTACTCACATCTCCATCGTTTTTCCc includes the following:
- the LOC122592542 gene encoding uncharacterized protein LOC122592542 → MNQGGNVSQRPKSKDPGWKYNKWAFPNDKSNLSKEIKGKRANDIVFTPTFWNNITFSIKVMSPIVKVLRLVDNEKKPAMGYIYVAMERAKLAIKAALNQQQDEYEIISDIIDKRWNSQLHHPLYAVGYYLNLQFYCYNKEIEDDKEVAAGLHECIRRLVPEKDTQDAITIELLQWVNQAAFFGLEVAKRQHMKLRGGSSLGKIHSKKRNRLEHQKLHDLVYVKYNTTLKNCRDNPDDFDKISLDVIDDSNEWLTGIMDEDRVHSDEDITWTMVGEASGPVGQESPLE